The genomic region TTGAATCTTGTGAATGTGGAGGTAAATTAAGATATGTACCTTCTCCAGTTACTAAGGTAAAAAAACAAGGGATGATCACTACCAATAAAATATTAATTGTAATTATTGTTATTTTGATTTTAGGTGTAGGCATTACAATAGGAATGTTATTGACGAGTAAAGCGCCAGTTACTAACAATACTACCGATAACACCACATTAAATGTAAATAATTCTGTGAATAATACCACAAAATCAGTTAATAATGAAGATAATGAAGATAATTATATTGGTGAAGCCAAAGCCAAACAAGTAGCTATAGATTTCCTTACTGATAGAGGTGGAATGGAAACCATAAGCAAAATGTCTGTTGATTTTGTGACAATTAATGGTGTGCCACTGTATCGTGTAACATATTATGATAGTTATGTTACAGTTTACGGTACTGAGGCTGGTTGGGATGAAATATATATTGGGGCAAAAGATGGCAAGATCTATGATGATAGTGGATATATGGTAACTACTTAAAAAAATTTAAAAATATGTGAAGGGTTTTGCATCTGCTATTCCATTAATCAATAGTAAAAAGGCGATTAATTTGATCAATTGGGACGAATACCAGCAACTAGTAATTGAACACTTAAACCGAAAAATATCCTCAGAAGACAACCCAGATCAAAACAAAGCCATCAGTGCTCCCACTACTGAATCTCAGTTTTTAGTTGCAGGACCAGGCAGTGGTAAAACCACAGTCATGGTGTTGAAGATACTAAAATTCATATACGTGGATGATGTCCACCCCTCTTCTATATTAGCCACAACCTTCACCAGAAAGGCAGCAAGTGAGTTACGATCAAGAATCCTCTCATGGGGAGATGAAATACGACAAGTACTTCTTAAGACCCCTGAATTTAAAGATATACATCCCCATCTAAGACGTCTGGACTTCAACCAAATCATCACCGGAACCCTGGACAGCATATCCCATGACATTCTGAAAATACATCGGGCTCCTGGTGCAGCACCACCAGTAGTCATACAGGACTTTGTAACCAGTGCCCTCATGCTAAACATGGGTCTTTTTAAGGAAGAAAAACACCACAACGAAGACCTCAAAGACTACTTAATCAATCTCAGGGGAGGAAAATTTGGTTTCAACACCAATGAAATGTGCAAACAGTTACTGGAAATCAAAGATCGTATCTACTATGACCAGGTCAAATGGGACCAACTCGCACGAGAAAAACAGAACCAACACCCAGGATTTGAAGTAGCCTACCAGGCCATCAACGACTATCTATGCGAACTGGAAAGCCGAAGCCTATATGACTTTGCCATGTTAGAAGCAGAATTCCTGGACCAACTAAAAACAGGCAAACTGGATGATTTTCTGGAAGGATTGAAACTCATATTAGTGGATGAATACCAGGACTCCAACCTCCTCCAGGAGCAGATCTACTTCCAACTCGCCAGGGCAGCCATAAATAATGGTGGCAGTATGACTGTGGTGGGAGATGATGACCAATCCCTCTACCGCTTCCGAGGAGCCACCGTGGATCTATTCACCACCTTTTTGGAACGATTCAACAACCAAGTCAAAGGAAACCACCAGCCAGTACTCATCAACCTATCCCAAAACTACCGCTCCACCAAGAACATTGTAAAGTTCTGCAATGCTTTCTCACAATTGGATAGCACTTTCCAAACAGCCCGGGTGAAGGACAAACCAGCAATCCAACCAGAAAGAACTCCACCCTTCACTGACTTCCCTGTTCTAGGCATGTTCCGAAGGGATGTGAAAACCTTAGCAAGTGACTTATCCCAGTTCATCCAACAAGTAGTCTGCGAAGATGGATACAGAGTCCATGATTACCTGATCAAAGTCAATCCAGATGAAGGTTCACCCACAGATCTGTCCATACTCTTAAGCTCACCCCAGGAACTGGCATATGAAAAGAAAAAACTACCCGGCCATTTAAGGGAAAAACTCCAGATACCCATCTTCAACCCTCGCGGCCAAAACCTGGAACGAACCTGGGAAACACAGGTCCTATGCGGACTAATGTTAGACTGCATAGACCCCAACTGTGAAATACAGGAGTCGGTTGAAAAGCTCCCCTTCACTGCAAAAAATAACTTCAAAAACTGGAGAAAAACTGCCAGAGAATACCTCAAAACCAATCCAGAACCCTCAACCCCGGTCTCTTTAACATCCTTTGTGGAGGCCTGGCAGAAAAGACAACCCTTAGGACGTAAAACCTGGAAAAAAAATGTCCCCCTACTGGATCTTGCCTATAAACTGGTAACCTGGATACCCACCATGCAGGATGATGTGGAGGGTTTAGTATACCTGGAAGCCATCACCCGCACCATATCAGAAACTGCCCTATTCAGCTACTATGCTGGAGAGCTCGTATTCGATAAAGAAGACCCTGACCTGGAATGCTACTCTATAAAGGATGCCTACTGGAACATCTTCGTACCCTTAGCCACTGGTGCCATAAAAGTTGATGAAGGACTCCTGGACACCCTTCCGGATAACCGTATCAACATCATGTCCATCCACCAGTCCAAAGGCTTAGAATTCCCTCTGGTAATTGTGGATGTGGGCTCAGATTTCAGAACCAATCATCGTATGAATGCCTTCAAACGTTTCCCAGAAGAGGGAGGTAACTCATGTACCATGGAGGATGAGATCAGAACGTGCTCTCCCTTGGGATCACCTCAAAGACCAGGCAGAGATCGTGCCTTTGATGATCTCACCAGGCATTACTTTGTAGCCTACAGTCGAGCACAAGACGTACTATTACTGGTGGGACTTACCACCTATTCTGACATACCTAATGTGGCCACAGGATGGACCCGGAATGGTAACTGGCCTTGGGAAGGGTTGGATAATTTGATATTAATATAAAAAAGTTCATTTTAGTTCTTCAATTGCCTTTTTAATTCTGTGAAGAAAATTTTCTGCGTCTTTAAAGACATCTTCAGCCTCTCTTCTGGAAGGAGTATAATCAACATCATAATCTGCTTTAATTCTTTCTGTTTCAGCTTTTACTAACATTCTAGCATAATCTTCTTCTATGGTTCCATTTTTAATAAATTTAAGACCAAATTCAGAGATAAGGCCAGCATGTGTTCGTGGATGTATATTTCTAAGCTTCAATAGTGCCATGGTTGCATGGTATATTGAATAATATGATGTGCTTATAGAATCAGCTATCTGATTATTTTCAAGTAAAATATGGGCGGATTCCAACTTATCTTCAGATCTTTCCAGATGTTTTTCCAGTTCTTTCAAATAGAACCACACCATCATCTAATACATTGTTAATAAAAGAGTAACCCTGCTCAACTAATCTTTTAAACCGAGACTTCTCCATATCCTGAGCCGAAATATGTTTCCCATGCTGAAGCAATAGAGGAATAGAAACATCTAGAAGTTCATCAAGGGTTACATCACCCACTACGAGAATATCTATATCTGAATCTTCTCTAGCCTCACCTCTAGCCGCAGATCCAAAAAGGATAATGGTATCTACCCGATCACCATATTTTTCAAGAGCCAAATTAGCAAATTCTTGGGCAATGTTCTGATATTCCTCCTGGTTTTTCATGTTATCATTTATATCCCTGAACTTTATTAATATTTATTGTAAACATTCAAGGAGCCGAACATGTCACTTTCAGTCAGATCAAAACCCTACATAATCCCAGAGTACAGTCTCACCGGTGACCTGTTAGCCTATCTAACCTGCCCTTTACAGTACCGTTACCAGAACAAGGGAACTCTACCACCATCCATGCCTATCCAGTTATGGTTCGGGGACTTCATCCATGGAGTTATGGAGGAAGCCTACCTCAAATGGAAGGATAACGAATGGAAGGAGTTCCCCTGGGATTGGGAAACACAGATAAGACAAATTGAATTGGAGATCCATAAACGGATGGAATCCAGAGGACTGCAACCACCAGTCAACTTGTTCTGTCCCTTCACTGAGGAAGATGAACATCAGGGACTCTGCCCAGACACGCACCACCCCCATAAACTGGTGGCCAGTATCCGGGCCGAAGCCTCCATCAACACCTGGGGACCACACCTATTCCCACTGGTAAATGATAGTGAGGTCCGTCTAAAGGGAATACGTGACATGCCCCATTACCAAGAAGGCATTAGTAGATCGAATTATTATGGTGTAACTGGGATAATTGATGTTCTAAGCTCAGTTAAACTAGAAGAAGCAACAGATA from Methanobacterium petrolearium harbors:
- a CDS encoding ATP-dependent helicase: MINWDEYQQLVIEHLNRKISSEDNPDQNKAISAPTTESQFLVAGPGSGKTTVMVLKILKFIYVDDVHPSSILATTFTRKAASELRSRILSWGDEIRQVLLKTPEFKDIHPHLRRLDFNQIITGTLDSISHDILKIHRAPGAAPPVVIQDFVTSALMLNMGLFKEEKHHNEDLKDYLINLRGGKFGFNTNEMCKQLLEIKDRIYYDQVKWDQLAREKQNQHPGFEVAYQAINDYLCELESRSLYDFAMLEAEFLDQLKTGKLDDFLEGLKLILVDEYQDSNLLQEQIYFQLARAAINNGGSMTVVGDDDQSLYRFRGATVDLFTTFLERFNNQVKGNHQPVLINLSQNYRSTKNIVKFCNAFSQLDSTFQTARVKDKPAIQPERTPPFTDFPVLGMFRRDVKTLASDLSQFIQQVVCEDGYRVHDYLIKVNPDEGSPTDLSILLSSPQELAYEKKKLPGHLREKLQIPIFNPRGQNLERTWETQVLCGLMLDCIDPNCEIQESVEKLPFTAKNNFKNWRKTAREYLKTNPEPSTPVSLTSFVEAWQKRQPLGRKTWKKNVPLLDLAYKLVTWIPTMQDDVEGLVYLEAITRTISETALFSYYAGELVFDKEDPDLECYSIKDAYWNIFVPLATGAIKVDEGLLDTLPDNRINIMSIHQSKGLEFPLVIVDVGSDFRTNHRMNAFKRFPEEGGNSCTMEDEIRTCSPLGSPQRPGRDRAFDDLTRHYFVAYSRAQDVLLLVGLTTYSDIPNVATGWTRNGNWPWEGLDNLILI
- a CDS encoding HEPN domain-containing protein, with amino-acid sequence MKELEKHLERSEDKLESAHILLENNQIADSISTSYYSIYHATMALLKLRNIHPRTHAGLISEFGLKFIKNGTIEEDYARMLVKAETERIKADYDVDYTPSRREAEDVFKDAENFLHRIKKAIEELK
- a CDS encoding nucleotidyltransferase domain-containing protein encodes the protein MKNQEEYQNIAQEFANLALEKYGDRVDTIILFGSAARGEAREDSDIDILVVGDVTLDELLDVSIPLLLQHGKHISAQDMEKSRFKRLVEQGYSFINNVLDDGVVLFERTGKTSGKI